In one window of Branchiostoma lanceolatum isolate klBraLanc5 chromosome 15, klBraLanc5.hap2, whole genome shotgun sequence DNA:
- the LOC136421205 gene encoding islet cell autoantigen 1-like isoform X4, whose product MRRLPLYRPSYGESYDRFVRDESNTSGVSKIQKEYWQTKQKLIKKFGKKEDEFVVAGDADVDSKLEIFRSIQKSCMDLLRVIEKYQDNLCALSQAENELGRFLKSQSQIDKTRAGKMMAAVGKAESFSSQQRLALRVPLVRLYQEVETFRYRAISDCLMTINRMETSRTEYRGSLLWMKDVSEQLDPDTYKQLEKFRKVQTQVRSTRGKFEKLKNDVCQKVDLLGASRCNMFSHTLATYQNTLLHYWEKTARTLSAVHESFKGYQHYEFTMLKQLEGPVQKLIEQTTGERKEGDVEKGEEAAEEGPNSSLDLLQLEDDELEDRGQTEDKCGRCKDDRTMEEKSSKKEEEEQEDNIDETTRLISFGEDRKADAAGGTDNGVETTANGDDDDDLLNMIDELTVGEDEEFTNFADSRLDLQKQRQDLDMEDPSENESSVLLTYSQDTNQSEDKEGAGKDLLSDEPANNDLDLDKDDMTLLNEILNAPSTGEDEFAQSWQAVYGNQPPPMQIPGGLTGEGEGSMQQFLPSQLLEMQAAMSLGGLPQGPGGPQGITPMQGVPGQPPLMPTAMPGAAAPPGGQQQQNMPGQQPNQQQPQEQKGKPGKGAGKDMSAWFNLFADLDPLANPDAIGRKEGENQEERNC is encoded by the exons ATGAGAAGGCTTCCTCT TTACAGACCGTCCTACGGGGAGTCTTACGACCGGTTCGTGCGCGATGAGTCGAACACGTCAGGAGTGAGTAAGATCCAGAAGGAGTACTGGCAGACCAAACAGAAACTCATCAAGAAGTTCGGCAAGAAGGAAGACGAGTTTGTTGTGGCGGGAGATGCTGACGTCGACTCTAAACTAGAG ATATTCCGCTCTATCCAGAAGTCATGTATGGACTTGTTAAGAGTCATTGAGAAATACCAGGATAACCTGTGTG CCCTGTCCCAGGCTGAGAATGAGCTGGGGCGGTTCCTGAAGTCccagagtcagatagacaagaCTCGCGCTGGCAAGATGATGGCCGCTGTCGGCAAGGCTGAGAGCTTCTCTAGTCAGCAGAG gcttGCCCTGAGGGTGCCCCTGGTGCGCCTGTACCAGGAGGTGGAGACGTTCCGGTACCGCGCCATCTCCGACTGCCTCATGACGATAAACCGGATGGAGACCTCGCGGACGGAGTACCGCGGCTCGCTGCTCTGGATGAAGGACGTGTCTGAACAGCTCGACCCCGACACCTACAAACAACTGGAGAAGTTCAGAAAG GTACAGACGCAGGTGCGCAGTACCCGGGGGAAGTTTGAGAAGTTGAAGAACGACGTGTGCCAAAAGGTAGACCTGCTGGGGGCCTCCCGCTGTAACATGTTCTCCCACACACTCGCCACCTACCAGAACACGCTCCTGCACTACTGGGAGAAAACCGCCAGGACGCTCAGCGCTGTGCACGAAAGCTTCAAGGGCTACCAGCACTACGAGTTCACCATGCTGAAG CAACTTGAAGGTCCAGTCCAGAAGCTGATAGAGCAGACGACAGGGGAGAGGAAGGAGGGAGATGTGGAGAAGGGGGAGGAGGCAGCGGAGGAGGGGCCAAACAG CAGTCTTGATCTTCTGCAACTTGAAGACGATGAATTAGAAGACAGGGGTCAGACAGAGGACAAGTGTGGCCGCTGTAAGGATGACAGAACAATGGAAGAAAAGAGCAGCAAAAAGGAGGAGGAAGAGCAAGAAGACAACATAGATGAAACCACAAG ACTAATATCGTTCGGGGAGGACAGGAAAGCGGACGCGGCGGGGGGGACGGACAACGGCGTGGAGACCACGGCAAACGGGGACGATGACGACGACCTGCTGAACATGATTGACGAGCTGACGGTCGGGGAGGACGAGGAGTTCACCAACTTCGCCGACTCGCGGCTCGACCTCCAGAAACAACGTCAAGACCTGG ACATGGAAGACCCTTCAGAAAATGAAAGCTCTGTTCTCCTCACATACTCACAAGACACTAACCAATCAGAGGACAAGGAGG GTGCGGGGAAAGACCTTCTGTCTGACGAACCTGCCAAcaacgaccttgaccttgataAGGATGACATGACCTTGCTCAACGAGATCCTGAATGCCCCCTCTACAG GAGAAGATGAGTTTGCGCAGTCGTGGCAGGCGGTGTACGGTAACCAGCctccccccatgcagatcccCGGGGGTCtgacgggggagggggagggcagCATGCAGCAGTTCCTCCCCTCCCAGCTGCTGGAGATGCAGGCTGCCATGAGCCTGG GAGGCCTACCACAAGGCCCCGGTGGCCCCCAGGGCATCACACCGATGCAGGGTGTGCCCGGCCAGCCTCCCTTGATGCCTACTGCCATGCCTGGTGCAGCGGCGCCACCTGGTGGCCAACAGCAGCAGAACATGCCAGGACAGCAGCCAAACCAGCAGCAGCCTCAGGAGCAGAAAG GCAAACCTGGAAAAGGTGCCGGCAAAGACATGTCGGCGTGGTTCAACCTGTTCGCAGACCTGGACCCGCTCGCTAACCCGGACGCCATCGGAAGGAAAGAAGGAGAGAACCAGGAGGAGAGGAATTGCTGA
- the LOC136421205 gene encoding islet cell autoantigen 1-like isoform X3, translating into MRRLPLYRPSYGESYDRFVRDESNTSGVSKIQKEYWQTKQKLIKKFGKKEDEFVVAGDADVDSKLEIFRSIQKSCMDLLRVIEKYQDNLCALSQAENELGRFLKSQSQIDKTRAGKMMAAVGKAESFSSQQRLALRVPLVRLYQEVETFRYRAISDCLMTINRMETSRTEYRGSLLWMKDVSEQLDPDTYKQLEKFRKVQTQVRSTRGKFEKLKNDVCQKVDLLGASRCNMFSHTLATYQNTLLHYWEKTARTLSAVHESFKGYQHYEFTMLKQLEGPVQKLIEQTTGERKEGDVEKGEEAAEEGPNSSLDLLQLEDDELEDRGQTEDKCGRCKDDRTMEEKSSKKEEEEQEDNIDETTRLISFGEDRKADAAGGTDNGVETTANGDDDDDLLNMIDELTVGEDEEFTNFADSRLDLQKQRQDLGALNDLMGLNFTPAMSDLALLNQDLAQLDSDLAWPGTNLAHAPGWTEPHTDTGSLLGAGKDLLSDEPANNDLDLDKDDMTLLNEILNAPSTGEDEFAQSWQAVYGNQPPPMQIPGGLTGEGEGSMQQFLPSQLLEMQAAMSLGGLPQGPGGPQGITPMQGVPGQPPLMPTAMPGAAAPPGGQQQQNMPGQQPNQQQPQEQKGKPGKGAGKDMSAWFNLFADLDPLANPDAIGRKEGENQEERNC; encoded by the exons ATGAGAAGGCTTCCTCT TTACAGACCGTCCTACGGGGAGTCTTACGACCGGTTCGTGCGCGATGAGTCGAACACGTCAGGAGTGAGTAAGATCCAGAAGGAGTACTGGCAGACCAAACAGAAACTCATCAAGAAGTTCGGCAAGAAGGAAGACGAGTTTGTTGTGGCGGGAGATGCTGACGTCGACTCTAAACTAGAG ATATTCCGCTCTATCCAGAAGTCATGTATGGACTTGTTAAGAGTCATTGAGAAATACCAGGATAACCTGTGTG CCCTGTCCCAGGCTGAGAATGAGCTGGGGCGGTTCCTGAAGTCccagagtcagatagacaagaCTCGCGCTGGCAAGATGATGGCCGCTGTCGGCAAGGCTGAGAGCTTCTCTAGTCAGCAGAG gcttGCCCTGAGGGTGCCCCTGGTGCGCCTGTACCAGGAGGTGGAGACGTTCCGGTACCGCGCCATCTCCGACTGCCTCATGACGATAAACCGGATGGAGACCTCGCGGACGGAGTACCGCGGCTCGCTGCTCTGGATGAAGGACGTGTCTGAACAGCTCGACCCCGACACCTACAAACAACTGGAGAAGTTCAGAAAG GTACAGACGCAGGTGCGCAGTACCCGGGGGAAGTTTGAGAAGTTGAAGAACGACGTGTGCCAAAAGGTAGACCTGCTGGGGGCCTCCCGCTGTAACATGTTCTCCCACACACTCGCCACCTACCAGAACACGCTCCTGCACTACTGGGAGAAAACCGCCAGGACGCTCAGCGCTGTGCACGAAAGCTTCAAGGGCTACCAGCACTACGAGTTCACCATGCTGAAG CAACTTGAAGGTCCAGTCCAGAAGCTGATAGAGCAGACGACAGGGGAGAGGAAGGAGGGAGATGTGGAGAAGGGGGAGGAGGCAGCGGAGGAGGGGCCAAACAG CAGTCTTGATCTTCTGCAACTTGAAGACGATGAATTAGAAGACAGGGGTCAGACAGAGGACAAGTGTGGCCGCTGTAAGGATGACAGAACAATGGAAGAAAAGAGCAGCAAAAAGGAGGAGGAAGAGCAAGAAGACAACATAGATGAAACCACAAG ACTAATATCGTTCGGGGAGGACAGGAAAGCGGACGCGGCGGGGGGGACGGACAACGGCGTGGAGACCACGGCAAACGGGGACGATGACGACGACCTGCTGAACATGATTGACGAGCTGACGGTCGGGGAGGACGAGGAGTTCACCAACTTCGCCGACTCGCGGCTCGACCTCCAGAAACAACGTCAAGACCTGG GTGCGCTTAATGACTTAATGGGACTAAATTTCACCCCAGCGATGTCAGATCTAGCACTGCTAAACCAGGACCTAGCACAGCTAGATTCTGACCTAGCATGGCCTGGCACTAACCTAGCACACGCACCCGGCTGGACAGaaccacacacagacacaggcagCCTGCTGG GTGCGGGGAAAGACCTTCTGTCTGACGAACCTGCCAAcaacgaccttgaccttgataAGGATGACATGACCTTGCTCAACGAGATCCTGAATGCCCCCTCTACAG GAGAAGATGAGTTTGCGCAGTCGTGGCAGGCGGTGTACGGTAACCAGCctccccccatgcagatcccCGGGGGTCtgacgggggagggggagggcagCATGCAGCAGTTCCTCCCCTCCCAGCTGCTGGAGATGCAGGCTGCCATGAGCCTGG GAGGCCTACCACAAGGCCCCGGTGGCCCCCAGGGCATCACACCGATGCAGGGTGTGCCCGGCCAGCCTCCCTTGATGCCTACTGCCATGCCTGGTGCAGCGGCGCCACCTGGTGGCCAACAGCAGCAGAACATGCCAGGACAGCAGCCAAACCAGCAGCAGCCTCAGGAGCAGAAAG GCAAACCTGGAAAAGGTGCCGGCAAAGACATGTCGGCGTGGTTCAACCTGTTCGCAGACCTGGACCCGCTCGCTAACCCGGACGCCATCGGAAGGAAAGAAGGAGAGAACCAGGAGGAGAGGAATTGCTGA
- the LOC136421205 gene encoding islet cell autoantigen 1-like isoform X6, giving the protein MRRLPLYRPSYGESYDRFVRDESNTSGVSKIQKEYWQTKQKLIKKFGKKEDEFVVAGDADVDSKLEIFRSIQKSCMDLLRVIEKYQDNLCALSQAENELGRFLKSQSQIDKTRAGKMMAAVGKAESFSSQQRLALRVPLVRLYQEVETFRYRAISDCLMTINRMETSRTEYRGSLLWMKDVSEQLDPDTYKQLEKFRKVQTQVRSTRGKFEKLKNDVCQKVDLLGASRCNMFSHTLATYQNTLLHYWEKTARTLSAVHESFKGYQHYEFTMLKQLEGPVQKLIEQTTGERKEGDVEKGEEAAEEGPNSSLDLLQLEDDELEDRGQTEDKCGRCKDDRTMEEKSSKKEEEEQEDNIDETTRLISFGEDRKADAAGGTDNGVETTANGDDDDDLLNMIDELTVGEDEEFTNFADSRLDLQKQRQDLDMEDPSENESSVLLTYSQDTNQSEDKEGEDEFAQSWQAVYGNQPPPMQIPGGLTGEGEGSMQQFLPSQLLEMQAAMSLGGLPQGPGGPQGITPMQGVPGQPPLMPTAMPGAAAPPGGQQQQNMPGQQPNQQQPQEQKGKPGKGAGKDMSAWFNLFADLDPLANPDAIGRKEGENQEERNC; this is encoded by the exons ATGAGAAGGCTTCCTCT TTACAGACCGTCCTACGGGGAGTCTTACGACCGGTTCGTGCGCGATGAGTCGAACACGTCAGGAGTGAGTAAGATCCAGAAGGAGTACTGGCAGACCAAACAGAAACTCATCAAGAAGTTCGGCAAGAAGGAAGACGAGTTTGTTGTGGCGGGAGATGCTGACGTCGACTCTAAACTAGAG ATATTCCGCTCTATCCAGAAGTCATGTATGGACTTGTTAAGAGTCATTGAGAAATACCAGGATAACCTGTGTG CCCTGTCCCAGGCTGAGAATGAGCTGGGGCGGTTCCTGAAGTCccagagtcagatagacaagaCTCGCGCTGGCAAGATGATGGCCGCTGTCGGCAAGGCTGAGAGCTTCTCTAGTCAGCAGAG gcttGCCCTGAGGGTGCCCCTGGTGCGCCTGTACCAGGAGGTGGAGACGTTCCGGTACCGCGCCATCTCCGACTGCCTCATGACGATAAACCGGATGGAGACCTCGCGGACGGAGTACCGCGGCTCGCTGCTCTGGATGAAGGACGTGTCTGAACAGCTCGACCCCGACACCTACAAACAACTGGAGAAGTTCAGAAAG GTACAGACGCAGGTGCGCAGTACCCGGGGGAAGTTTGAGAAGTTGAAGAACGACGTGTGCCAAAAGGTAGACCTGCTGGGGGCCTCCCGCTGTAACATGTTCTCCCACACACTCGCCACCTACCAGAACACGCTCCTGCACTACTGGGAGAAAACCGCCAGGACGCTCAGCGCTGTGCACGAAAGCTTCAAGGGCTACCAGCACTACGAGTTCACCATGCTGAAG CAACTTGAAGGTCCAGTCCAGAAGCTGATAGAGCAGACGACAGGGGAGAGGAAGGAGGGAGATGTGGAGAAGGGGGAGGAGGCAGCGGAGGAGGGGCCAAACAG CAGTCTTGATCTTCTGCAACTTGAAGACGATGAATTAGAAGACAGGGGTCAGACAGAGGACAAGTGTGGCCGCTGTAAGGATGACAGAACAATGGAAGAAAAGAGCAGCAAAAAGGAGGAGGAAGAGCAAGAAGACAACATAGATGAAACCACAAG ACTAATATCGTTCGGGGAGGACAGGAAAGCGGACGCGGCGGGGGGGACGGACAACGGCGTGGAGACCACGGCAAACGGGGACGATGACGACGACCTGCTGAACATGATTGACGAGCTGACGGTCGGGGAGGACGAGGAGTTCACCAACTTCGCCGACTCGCGGCTCGACCTCCAGAAACAACGTCAAGACCTGG ACATGGAAGACCCTTCAGAAAATGAAAGCTCTGTTCTCCTCACATACTCACAAGACACTAACCAATCAGAGGACAAGGAGG GAGAAGATGAGTTTGCGCAGTCGTGGCAGGCGGTGTACGGTAACCAGCctccccccatgcagatcccCGGGGGTCtgacgggggagggggagggcagCATGCAGCAGTTCCTCCCCTCCCAGCTGCTGGAGATGCAGGCTGCCATGAGCCTGG GAGGCCTACCACAAGGCCCCGGTGGCCCCCAGGGCATCACACCGATGCAGGGTGTGCCCGGCCAGCCTCCCTTGATGCCTACTGCCATGCCTGGTGCAGCGGCGCCACCTGGTGGCCAACAGCAGCAGAACATGCCAGGACAGCAGCCAAACCAGCAGCAGCCTCAGGAGCAGAAAG GCAAACCTGGAAAAGGTGCCGGCAAAGACATGTCGGCGTGGTTCAACCTGTTCGCAGACCTGGACCCGCTCGCTAACCCGGACGCCATCGGAAGGAAAGAAGGAGAGAACCAGGAGGAGAGGAATTGCTGA
- the LOC136421205 gene encoding islet cell autoantigen 1-like isoform X1, which produces MDSYRPSYGESYDRFVRDESNTSGVSKIQKEYWQTKQKLIKKFGKKEDEFVVAGDADVDSKLEIFRSIQKSCMDLLRVIEKYQDNLCALSQAENELGRFLKSQSQIDKTRAGKMMAAVGKAESFSSQQRLALRVPLVRLYQEVETFRYRAISDCLMTINRMETSRTEYRGSLLWMKDVSEQLDPDTYKQLEKFRKVQTQVRSTRGKFEKLKNDVCQKVDLLGASRCNMFSHTLATYQNTLLHYWEKTARTLSAVHESFKGYQHYEFTMLKQLEGPVQKLIEQTTGERKEGDVEKGEEAAEEGPNSSLDLLQLEDDELEDRGQTEDKCGRCKDDRTMEEKSSKKEEEEQEDNIDETTRLISFGEDRKADAAGGTDNGVETTANGDDDDDLLNMIDELTVGEDEEFTNFADSRLDLQKQRQDLGALNDLMGLNFTPAMSDLALLNQDLAQLDSDLAWPGTNLAHAPGWTEPHTDTGSLLDMEDPSENESSVLLTYSQDTNQSEDKEGAGKDLLSDEPANNDLDLDKDDMTLLNEILNAPSTGEDEFAQSWQAVYGNQPPPMQIPGGLTGEGEGSMQQFLPSQLLEMQAAMSLGGLPQGPGGPQGITPMQGVPGQPPLMPTAMPGAAAPPGGQQQQNMPGQQPNQQQPQEQKGKPGKGAGKDMSAWFNLFADLDPLANPDAIGRKEGENQEERNC; this is translated from the exons ATGGACAG TTACAGACCGTCCTACGGGGAGTCTTACGACCGGTTCGTGCGCGATGAGTCGAACACGTCAGGAGTGAGTAAGATCCAGAAGGAGTACTGGCAGACCAAACAGAAACTCATCAAGAAGTTCGGCAAGAAGGAAGACGAGTTTGTTGTGGCGGGAGATGCTGACGTCGACTCTAAACTAGAG ATATTCCGCTCTATCCAGAAGTCATGTATGGACTTGTTAAGAGTCATTGAGAAATACCAGGATAACCTGTGTG CCCTGTCCCAGGCTGAGAATGAGCTGGGGCGGTTCCTGAAGTCccagagtcagatagacaagaCTCGCGCTGGCAAGATGATGGCCGCTGTCGGCAAGGCTGAGAGCTTCTCTAGTCAGCAGAG gcttGCCCTGAGGGTGCCCCTGGTGCGCCTGTACCAGGAGGTGGAGACGTTCCGGTACCGCGCCATCTCCGACTGCCTCATGACGATAAACCGGATGGAGACCTCGCGGACGGAGTACCGCGGCTCGCTGCTCTGGATGAAGGACGTGTCTGAACAGCTCGACCCCGACACCTACAAACAACTGGAGAAGTTCAGAAAG GTACAGACGCAGGTGCGCAGTACCCGGGGGAAGTTTGAGAAGTTGAAGAACGACGTGTGCCAAAAGGTAGACCTGCTGGGGGCCTCCCGCTGTAACATGTTCTCCCACACACTCGCCACCTACCAGAACACGCTCCTGCACTACTGGGAGAAAACCGCCAGGACGCTCAGCGCTGTGCACGAAAGCTTCAAGGGCTACCAGCACTACGAGTTCACCATGCTGAAG CAACTTGAAGGTCCAGTCCAGAAGCTGATAGAGCAGACGACAGGGGAGAGGAAGGAGGGAGATGTGGAGAAGGGGGAGGAGGCAGCGGAGGAGGGGCCAAACAG CAGTCTTGATCTTCTGCAACTTGAAGACGATGAATTAGAAGACAGGGGTCAGACAGAGGACAAGTGTGGCCGCTGTAAGGATGACAGAACAATGGAAGAAAAGAGCAGCAAAAAGGAGGAGGAAGAGCAAGAAGACAACATAGATGAAACCACAAG ACTAATATCGTTCGGGGAGGACAGGAAAGCGGACGCGGCGGGGGGGACGGACAACGGCGTGGAGACCACGGCAAACGGGGACGATGACGACGACCTGCTGAACATGATTGACGAGCTGACGGTCGGGGAGGACGAGGAGTTCACCAACTTCGCCGACTCGCGGCTCGACCTCCAGAAACAACGTCAAGACCTGG GTGCGCTTAATGACTTAATGGGACTAAATTTCACCCCAGCGATGTCAGATCTAGCACTGCTAAACCAGGACCTAGCACAGCTAGATTCTGACCTAGCATGGCCTGGCACTAACCTAGCACACGCACCCGGCTGGACAGaaccacacacagacacaggcagCCTGCTGG ACATGGAAGACCCTTCAGAAAATGAAAGCTCTGTTCTCCTCACATACTCACAAGACACTAACCAATCAGAGGACAAGGAGG GTGCGGGGAAAGACCTTCTGTCTGACGAACCTGCCAAcaacgaccttgaccttgataAGGATGACATGACCTTGCTCAACGAGATCCTGAATGCCCCCTCTACAG GAGAAGATGAGTTTGCGCAGTCGTGGCAGGCGGTGTACGGTAACCAGCctccccccatgcagatcccCGGGGGTCtgacgggggagggggagggcagCATGCAGCAGTTCCTCCCCTCCCAGCTGCTGGAGATGCAGGCTGCCATGAGCCTGG GAGGCCTACCACAAGGCCCCGGTGGCCCCCAGGGCATCACACCGATGCAGGGTGTGCCCGGCCAGCCTCCCTTGATGCCTACTGCCATGCCTGGTGCAGCGGCGCCACCTGGTGGCCAACAGCAGCAGAACATGCCAGGACAGCAGCCAAACCAGCAGCAGCCTCAGGAGCAGAAAG GCAAACCTGGAAAAGGTGCCGGCAAAGACATGTCGGCGTGGTTCAACCTGTTCGCAGACCTGGACCCGCTCGCTAACCCGGACGCCATCGGAAGGAAAGAAGGAGAGAACCAGGAGGAGAGGAATTGCTGA
- the LOC136421205 gene encoding islet cell autoantigen 1-like isoform X2: MDRPSYGESYDRFVRDESNTSGVSKIQKEYWQTKQKLIKKFGKKEDEFVVAGDADVDSKLEIFRSIQKSCMDLLRVIEKYQDNLCALSQAENELGRFLKSQSQIDKTRAGKMMAAVGKAESFSSQQRLALRVPLVRLYQEVETFRYRAISDCLMTINRMETSRTEYRGSLLWMKDVSEQLDPDTYKQLEKFRKVQTQVRSTRGKFEKLKNDVCQKVDLLGASRCNMFSHTLATYQNTLLHYWEKTARTLSAVHESFKGYQHYEFTMLKQLEGPVQKLIEQTTGERKEGDVEKGEEAAEEGPNSSLDLLQLEDDELEDRGQTEDKCGRCKDDRTMEEKSSKKEEEEQEDNIDETTRLISFGEDRKADAAGGTDNGVETTANGDDDDDLLNMIDELTVGEDEEFTNFADSRLDLQKQRQDLGALNDLMGLNFTPAMSDLALLNQDLAQLDSDLAWPGTNLAHAPGWTEPHTDTGSLLDMEDPSENESSVLLTYSQDTNQSEDKEGAGKDLLSDEPANNDLDLDKDDMTLLNEILNAPSTGEDEFAQSWQAVYGNQPPPMQIPGGLTGEGEGSMQQFLPSQLLEMQAAMSLGGLPQGPGGPQGITPMQGVPGQPPLMPTAMPGAAAPPGGQQQQNMPGQQPNQQQPQEQKGKPGKGAGKDMSAWFNLFADLDPLANPDAIGRKEGENQEERNC, translated from the exons ATGGACAG ACCGTCCTACGGGGAGTCTTACGACCGGTTCGTGCGCGATGAGTCGAACACGTCAGGAGTGAGTAAGATCCAGAAGGAGTACTGGCAGACCAAACAGAAACTCATCAAGAAGTTCGGCAAGAAGGAAGACGAGTTTGTTGTGGCGGGAGATGCTGACGTCGACTCTAAACTAGAG ATATTCCGCTCTATCCAGAAGTCATGTATGGACTTGTTAAGAGTCATTGAGAAATACCAGGATAACCTGTGTG CCCTGTCCCAGGCTGAGAATGAGCTGGGGCGGTTCCTGAAGTCccagagtcagatagacaagaCTCGCGCTGGCAAGATGATGGCCGCTGTCGGCAAGGCTGAGAGCTTCTCTAGTCAGCAGAG gcttGCCCTGAGGGTGCCCCTGGTGCGCCTGTACCAGGAGGTGGAGACGTTCCGGTACCGCGCCATCTCCGACTGCCTCATGACGATAAACCGGATGGAGACCTCGCGGACGGAGTACCGCGGCTCGCTGCTCTGGATGAAGGACGTGTCTGAACAGCTCGACCCCGACACCTACAAACAACTGGAGAAGTTCAGAAAG GTACAGACGCAGGTGCGCAGTACCCGGGGGAAGTTTGAGAAGTTGAAGAACGACGTGTGCCAAAAGGTAGACCTGCTGGGGGCCTCCCGCTGTAACATGTTCTCCCACACACTCGCCACCTACCAGAACACGCTCCTGCACTACTGGGAGAAAACCGCCAGGACGCTCAGCGCTGTGCACGAAAGCTTCAAGGGCTACCAGCACTACGAGTTCACCATGCTGAAG CAACTTGAAGGTCCAGTCCAGAAGCTGATAGAGCAGACGACAGGGGAGAGGAAGGAGGGAGATGTGGAGAAGGGGGAGGAGGCAGCGGAGGAGGGGCCAAACAG CAGTCTTGATCTTCTGCAACTTGAAGACGATGAATTAGAAGACAGGGGTCAGACAGAGGACAAGTGTGGCCGCTGTAAGGATGACAGAACAATGGAAGAAAAGAGCAGCAAAAAGGAGGAGGAAGAGCAAGAAGACAACATAGATGAAACCACAAG ACTAATATCGTTCGGGGAGGACAGGAAAGCGGACGCGGCGGGGGGGACGGACAACGGCGTGGAGACCACGGCAAACGGGGACGATGACGACGACCTGCTGAACATGATTGACGAGCTGACGGTCGGGGAGGACGAGGAGTTCACCAACTTCGCCGACTCGCGGCTCGACCTCCAGAAACAACGTCAAGACCTGG GTGCGCTTAATGACTTAATGGGACTAAATTTCACCCCAGCGATGTCAGATCTAGCACTGCTAAACCAGGACCTAGCACAGCTAGATTCTGACCTAGCATGGCCTGGCACTAACCTAGCACACGCACCCGGCTGGACAGaaccacacacagacacaggcagCCTGCTGG ACATGGAAGACCCTTCAGAAAATGAAAGCTCTGTTCTCCTCACATACTCACAAGACACTAACCAATCAGAGGACAAGGAGG GTGCGGGGAAAGACCTTCTGTCTGACGAACCTGCCAAcaacgaccttgaccttgataAGGATGACATGACCTTGCTCAACGAGATCCTGAATGCCCCCTCTACAG GAGAAGATGAGTTTGCGCAGTCGTGGCAGGCGGTGTACGGTAACCAGCctccccccatgcagatcccCGGGGGTCtgacgggggagggggagggcagCATGCAGCAGTTCCTCCCCTCCCAGCTGCTGGAGATGCAGGCTGCCATGAGCCTGG GAGGCCTACCACAAGGCCCCGGTGGCCCCCAGGGCATCACACCGATGCAGGGTGTGCCCGGCCAGCCTCCCTTGATGCCTACTGCCATGCCTGGTGCAGCGGCGCCACCTGGTGGCCAACAGCAGCAGAACATGCCAGGACAGCAGCCAAACCAGCAGCAGCCTCAGGAGCAGAAAG GCAAACCTGGAAAAGGTGCCGGCAAAGACATGTCGGCGTGGTTCAACCTGTTCGCAGACCTGGACCCGCTCGCTAACCCGGACGCCATCGGAAGGAAAGAAGGAGAGAACCAGGAGGAGAGGAATTGCTGA